In Fragaria vesca subsp. vesca linkage group LG1, FraVesHawaii_1.0, whole genome shotgun sequence, the sequence TGCCAATTGGATTCATTTTGATGATGATTCAAAGATGAAGAAGAGCCAGAGAAGCCTCTAACACTCCCTGAAGGCTCTGAGAAGAATGCATGCTCATCCACCTCTTCTTTCACCCCATAACCAAACCTGTTTGGTCTTCAAAAACAAAAACCATCAAAATGTAAACTGATAAATTCAAGTTCAAAAAAGAAGAAGGCCATAACTTTCACATTGTTTAGACTAGACAGATGAATCACCTGTATTCTAAGTTAGGATGCAGGGGATTATTGTAAGAAGCAGAGTCCAAAAACAAGGAGGTGCTTCTTTCTTGCTGTGATAAACCAATGTTTGGCCTTGAATAAAGGAAAGGATGATCATCAAGATTAGAGCTACTACTATTGTAGCTACTCTCATTGGGTGAGAGTGAAGATAGTGAATGGAAGGGTGTGCTAAGTGAATTGGATGATGGGTTGAAAATCTTAGTGATTGGTGATGTGTTTGAGTTGGAGTTAGAGTTTGAATTTGCTGAAGTTGGTAGTGTTGCTTTGAAAACTTCCACAGGCTTTCTTGAACGGTTTTTGCCTCTGTGCATGTGCCTCTCACAGTACTTAGAATCAGCATATGCTTCTTTTGAACACCTCCATTTCTTCCCATCAGTTCTTCTGCACCTTCCTGGTTCTGGGTCTATCTTCCTCCCCAGTCCCATCTGAAAACAGTTCCACCCAACTGCAAGAAACCCCCTAAACCTTTCAAAACATATTCAAAGTTTCAATCTTTACAGAACAGAGAAACAAAGAGAACTCACTGTGGGGAGAGAAGAGCTTTGAAGAGAGAGGAGGAGAGTCCAAGCAGCTTCTTTTGATGGAGAAGAGGAGATCAGGAGGAATAGGTATTCCAGAAACCATGTACTTGTAAATCAGAGCTTGGTGCTCAAGCTCTTGCCATTGAGATGGAGTAAAAGGAAACCTCATGCCTCTCCCAGCACTACTACTGCTCATCATTTAAAACCCCAAAAATATGAGAAAACAAACCCCCAACTTTGTTCAAAGCAAAATGCAATCCAGACAGGTTTCAGAAGGAAATAGAGAAACAGAGGAGGGTGTGCATGATTTAATAGAGAGGGTAGAGTAGAGTAGGTATATTTATTTCAGGGACCATTTAGGCTGCAGAATCTTCTGTACATGGATAAAACTAATGGTTCTGAATTTTACAGTGCTTAGCTCTACTACCCTGCCACCTCCTTAAGTCTTTCTCTCTCTTCTTTCTTTCTCTCTCTTCTTTTCTCTGCACGTATTATGACTGCACCTCTGTTTTCTCTGGCTCTTCTGCAGTGGTGGCAGCTCTTGTCTCTGACACTCTACGGAAACCCATAAACTAAAGAAAAGACTGAAAAAAGTGAGTTAAAAATGAATAAAGGAGAAGTCTTTATCACTGTTTTTACCATTAAAAATTTTCTGAGGACTATGCAGAGCTCAGTGTCTGAAACCCAGATGACTGTACGAGTTTTCTACTGCTCTCACACTACTAACACTCTTTTACTTTTCTTCTTCCTTCCTCTGTTCCTTTTACCTCAGAAGAAACAGACCCACTTCTTCAAATTTTCTGAAATCTAGAAAATTCATTGATTCAGAGCAGGACCTCTCTTTTCGGTTCTGAACCAAACAGAAACCCACTTATTACTTTTTTGCACCATTTTCTTTTATATAATTGTTTGTTTTGTTGTGTTCAAAAGGCTCATGCTTCACAATACAAATGTTGGTAAGCTTTGTCTTGTTTCTCAGACACCATGATAAAGAGCACCTATGACCCTTCTTCATGTGAACTGTAAAAGCAGTAATTTTTTCATGGAAATAACCATCGTCTTTTTGAAAGTGAGGAAATTCTTCACCTCTTATAAGTGGGTTTCCATGATCTGTGGCAGACCCATGATCTTAGTGGCAGGTCATTGAATGTAGATAGATACACTTTGAATCTGTAGAATTAATGTCTTAGGAGTTGGGAGGAACATTTCAAGATCAACATTTCATTCAATTCTTGCAACCTCTCTTTGAAACATGTCCCCGGAATCATGTTTCTAGAAAATATTAGACCGAGTTTAATCAAAATTGTGGTTCAAAAACTCGAAACATGTAATACTCCGGAGGATGATAGAGTTGTCACGACCTTTTTCTTTTAACGGTGCAAGTTAAACCCTCGACGCATGTGAAATGAGTTATCACGAGTTGTATGTATACAGTTCCTCCCGTTGTAACAGAGTTGTAATATTGTCCAACAAATGTAACAGTGGAAGTCATGCAAGTTCGAAGACTTCCAACAGTTGACCACTGCTTCTGGTTTCAGATTACATCAGCAAGGAAAACGCCATAACGGGTCGACTTCTAATCCCAAGTTTGGAACAGAAAACGCCATCTTTGAATTGACTAATAAGCCCGACATGTTTGACCCCATCAGAGTACAAAACCACCAGATGAACAAGCAAATTTTACAGCAAAGTAAAAAAAGAAAAATGAGATAATTAGGGGGGGTGGGGGTTGGGGTGAATGTGGTGGGACTCTGAAGTGAAACAAAGGAAGCCACAAGTATTGAAGAGGGTTCCTGCAGTTTGGTTGCATTTACTTCTCTCTCTGTGATAGCTATTCTTGTACTCTTTCTCCCTCTCTCTCTAACCTGGCAGGTCTCTGAGCACACATGCAACTCACCTTTTCTCTTTTGTACCAGAGAACCCACTTGAGCCAAGGCATGCCTTCAAATATCCCTAACCACTGGTTGGCAGACCAAACTGCACTTTTCTCACTTCATTTCAAAGTAACATAGATTATAATGAACCTCTTAAGGTTCAAATGATATACATCCAAGTATATTGGTTCAATATAAAGGTGATTCTTCGCTTTCGTAGACTAATTTAGCTTTGATCTCGAACTAGTCTACAATTGTAAGGGGCTAAGCTAGTATGCAAATGTAGATCGCTAAACTAGTCTCTACTATATATATATATATATATATATTTACAAGGAGTCGATAATGCAGGAATCAATAATGCACCGTAAACTTTTTCAATCAAGTGATATGTAAGCACCATTTTCCTTAAAAATTACCTATGAGTGATACTAGGAATTTGATGTGTAATAGTTTTGATTAGAATTGAAATTTGTTTAGTTCTTGTGGTTTGAAGTCGACATATGTTTAATTCTTGTGGTTTTATTTTAATCTGATAGTCATTAAAGTCACGATTTTTCATCCAAATAGTCATATTGCCGACGTGACCTTTAATTGAGAAAATTGTTGGAATGACTATTTGGATGAAAAATCATGACTTTAAGGACTATTCAAATTAATATAAAACCATAAATACTAAACAGACGTCGACTTCAAACCACAAGAACTATACAGTATTTTACCCTTTACCTTTTTGATTATTACCTATGAGTGATACTAGGAATGTGAGGTGTAATAGTTTTGATTATACTCTGCAAAAGAAACTGATAAAGGGTAAAGTACATGGCAATGGGCATAATTGCTGTCTTTGACTAATAATCGACTCAAAACACATTCCCCTACACATTTGTGGTACGATTCAGAGCAAGTTCAATCATAGCCAAATAAACTATACGCTCAAGTAATTTAAATGTATCCATAAAGCCTAGATTCAATTTGTAACGGAAGGAAAATCAGCAGCCTCGGTAAGTAAAAACCAAAACTAGTATATTTACAGTATAAGCAGGATGCTAGACTTCTCTCATGGATCTAAATTCTGTATTACATATACCGAAATACAAAGTCATTCATGATACAGAAGGCAAAAAAAAGCAACCTTCATTTGCAGAAGAGAAGCATCGTTTGAAGTAACAATATTGAGCTCATTTGTCATGCAATTTTACATTACTGAACTTACGTTCAGGTTACACGGCGAAAATATAACTCGGAAGGCCAAACCTTTCATTGCAGGGCAGTACTATTCCTTCTGGAAGAAAGAGAGAACAAGGTCCGTATGTACAGAAAAGAGTTGGGTGTCCACGAAAAGCTGCATAGCATTTAGGGAAGAAAAAGATGTATCAGTATGCCTTCAGCTTTACACCAATTCACGTTAGCTAGCATCCAGAACATGCAGTGAAGCAAGATTACAAGTCACTTTCAAAAGTAAAGAGTACAGGAGGTTAATATCGGGGGTAATATCTACATGAATTGATTAGAAACTTATTTTCTTCGTTGTGAAATCTACTGAAGTCGATCACAAAATTAATGCAGAAACCAACAACATCAATTCTTGACCACGGCTGTGGCCCAATTTCAGAAAGAAGAACCAGGATGTGTCTCTTTCAGAGCTTGGTGTCTGTTTTGTTTTCTTTGGGAATATTAATTTCAGAAATCATGAAAAGCTAGATAATTGAAAATAATAGTGTATGTACAACTTAAAACAAATACAGAGAGAGAGTCCAGAACAAGAGAAATTCTCCAAGTTAAGAGAATAAGCAATTAAGTTGGATCACAAAAAACAAGGGAAATGTCGAGGAACACACCTTCATAAATGGTCGATCGCGACTAGGAAATGAGTCGATGAAACTCTCTTTCAGAAGTAGGGATACCTATTTAGAAGGATACAAGTGTCAGATCTGTAGCAGTTAATATGATTGTTTGCTAAATCAAGTACATGATCATAGTATATATGTGCCTATACATAAAAAAGCTCACTGCTTGCACAAGTTAGCAATTTTCACATTCAATAGAAAAAAGCTATTTGATCTGCACTTTTTCCTGTACACATTAGGGCCCAAACATATATTAAGGTAGATGACAAGGTCCATATACCGAAACTCCTCCATGGTATACCTATCCCCATGAAACTTTACATCACAAAGGAAAGCATAGAAATCCGCCTATCCCCATGAATTGGAAAACTAGCATTAGCCAACTCTACTCCTAAACCTGGAACAGAGATGGTACACTAGGCACTACAAAACATTGCAGTACTTTGCCAGAATGTCTTATACAGCTACGTACAACAGATGCATATCATTATCGTGGAAACATACTCACCTTATCATCATTTGATTGTACATTTGTAATTGTGTGTGAACGGAGATTAGAGCAAAGAGAATCCAAGTAAGATCTTAAAACTCTTAGGAAACCTTTGGCAGCGTCAACCTACACAACAAATAAAAGCATTAATGAAAAGAAAGGGGTTGAATGATATTCACTCTGACAGAAAGGAAAAGGCAGAACATACCTGTTCGTCTGTGCACTCATATACTGGTCTTTTCCTAGCCAAGAAACTCTCTCCCACAAGCTTTGCATGATAAGGACTTAATGCTGAAAATAGTTCCCGATGTCGAGGCAAATTAGGTATTGTTGGTGACTTCACCTATTGCATCATTAAGCAATTGGAAAAGAATCAGATTCTAGCATTATTTTATACACATTTTTCTGTTTGAACTAGGTAATGCTTGCATTGGAATGAACATTAAGTATACATCAGAAGTTAGAGAATCTACTAAACCAAGATACACCAATATTATAATGCTTATGCTGAGAATAGAACTTCAGATATTATCACAAGAATGAAAAACTATGCAACAAAGAAAAAAAAAATGCTATAGATAGTTACAAACTTGCAACATATAAAAACTTAAAGCTTCGTATATTGCAAGCCACATGGTCAAAAACTAGCCAAAGCGTATTGGAATAGCAGTATAAGGTAAAATATAAATTAAAACAACAAACCTGGTTCTTGTTGGCATCAACCAGAATTACATTAGACAGCTTTGATTGTACTTCATGTGTTTTGTTCTTGACCCCAACCTAAGAGAAGTACTATTAGTAAAGAATCAAATGTCACTTATAGTACAAGGAGCATCTAGAAGAAAGATAGCAGATGAAAATGGATACAGAGAAATGCATGGGTCATCACATTTCCACTGAGGAAAAAGAACATATAGAAGATAGATCCTAACTTTCTATGGAGGGATATAACTCATATTTGGTACATTACTGAGAAGTCTAACAAGCGATGATTAAAGTATATGATGAATAATTCAATAAATTTGCTTTCAAATAATAAGCTGACTGTGAAAAGGTTCCCCGTACGAGCCTTAATACAATGGAAATCCCAAATCCAGATAAACCATAGTTTTCCTCGGATCAGTGTATAACAGTCAATAAATTGAGAACTCACTATGTAAGGAACAGGTGCATCCAAAAAGTCCATCATGTCACTTGGTAAAACCTGGAAAATTTATGCAGGTTTAGTTTTCACATAAGATAGAGATGCAAGCATCATCTTTAGAAAATTATTTCTCATGGGAAAGTCTCATACTGGCATTAGTAGGCTTTGCCACTGGTAGGGACGAATCAGAGGGATAATGGACAACACCGAAGCAGATAAGATACCCTGAACAGTAGAAAAGAAAATATATATTGATTTCAATAGACTCCTGAATAATCAGAGAAAATGGACAAAACAGGTACGTGATTTACTCCAACAGTTCAGACCTAAACTGAAACATATAATGTAAAATTACATACCAAATTGGAACAAATAATTACAATTTGCTTCTCCAACAGCGCCCCTGCAAACATTGCTAATACCTGCAATGTGTGAAAGAATCAATAACCTATAAGAATTAATAATATCCAAGTAGACATACAACCCATAATTGCAATAATACGTCAGTAGAATACATTCTGACTGAACAAATGAACAACTCATATGCCCGATGGAGGATATCATTATGCTCTGACAACAATAATTCATACTAGAAATAGAGAGGAGGCTTTCAGATTGATTTCCGCTTAAACAAGGTCTGAATGTTGAGTAATTTGCTTGTTCAAATTTCTGATTAACAATCAGTACATCATTGCAGAAGCTATTTCAACATCTACTATGTGCATAAGTAGATAGACATTTCTTTGTATATGTAAATCTCAAAAGAACAGAATCCCGCAAATATAAATACTGTTAAAGTAGTTAACTACTTCCAAGGGGAAAAGAAACCAATATAATCTATTAAGTCAGAAGAACTCCAAAGTAACTAACATTTTCTAGACGAAGGGAGCCACATATGCATGCAATTGCCCATACTGATAATGCAGTTGCTTCCTCCTCTGCCAGGAGTGCGCTGTGTGCCTGATAGAAACCAATAACAACACAATGCATGTCAGGAACAGAGTAATTTATGAAGAATGACATTGTAAAGGACAAAGGAAACCCAAATCAACCACACTTAGAAATGGAAATTTCTTCACACTATCTTCACTTTACCTCAGCAAATTCTAGACTTGTACTACAAGACCTCAAATCAATGGTTGAGCCACCAATATGTAGAACTGTTTCATCTGGTCTGTAATATTCCAAGGGATGCAGGTGCTCCAAAGGATGGAATCTAATTGTGGAACCTCTGGCTGGGCAATGTAACTGGTAGTACTCACTTATTATCTGCAATGATCCATGATCGTTTGCCTAGAACAATGGGAAAAAATTTCACACCAGGCAATGTTACACTAAAGATTCACATAGCTGAGAAATCCTATATCTAGATACGTCAAAGGAGGAAAATGCACCTTTGCCCATTCAAGAATATCAATGAGATCAGAATCGTCTTGACCGGAGAAAGATGTCTCTTCTGTCTCTATATCATCGACATCACTCCTAAAATTCCTGTCTTCACTAGGAGAACCCTGAAAACTGCATAAAACACTTCTAGATGACATAAGTACAACATTTGTGCAACTGCTATGCTCCAAAATTAGTTTGGAAGAGATAAATGATAACTTCCACTAAAAAATTAATACAAACGCACAAAATAATAACAATGGTATACCTGGAGGAAGAATCAGAACTTTCATACTGATAGTAACGCAAGAGAGGTAGAACAGCATTTGGTAATCGCCTTTCAAAAGCAGGCTTGTTTGTAGAGAAATCATCAGCATAGACCTCACAAACTTCTGCATTTGGTGCACAAGATTCTATCTTGGAACTGGCCATCTCGGTTTCAGGACCCACTGGAATAACAACATTTCCCATAACACTGCTCTTCATCAGTTCACAATCCGCATCAAGCATTTGACACTCTAGGTGGATTCCATTCTCTCCAACTCTCACAGCTGAAGAATCTTTTAGGCTTGTCTGACAAGATTCTGCTGTGCCATTTACCATGTCCGCTGTTCTACTATTTAGGGATCCACTGTCTATACTTTCTTCTGTATTTTCCTCTGAACTTCCATCATTTCTATAGTCCTTTGGGGAATCCAAATCTAAAAGACCAATACCTTTTGTTAATCGTTCCAATCTTTCTTCTGTGAAGATACTGCAGGAAAATGCAAAAGACATTGAGCAATGAGATCAACTAAAAAGCTGTTTAACAAAGAACTAGAAGAATCTTATTGTTGGTACAAAATAGTAAAGAAGGTTGTCTAATGCGACCAATCAATAGTGAAGTATATATATCCCCTTCACCTAAAAACTACAGAAACTACCACCCAGGCACTCAACTACTTTGGAACTAAGTTTTCTGACTTTGCTAGATAGGATACTGATCAACCTTACATCCAGGAATCTTTAGCCACCTTTTCTTTCTTTTCCTATATGAACCAAGGTACGAGTCTCAATACATTTTCATATTTATAATATGTCGTACATTTAGTGCATTGAAATAGCAGAGGGATACTTTCTGCTCAGCAAGTTTTAAGAAATATAAAGTGGATTGAGTCTGAACTTCTAATTCAAAAATTAACTGCAAATCATCAATATAAATATATTGTAGGAATGTCCAATGTATACACACCTATTTAATACACCAAAATGTAACTCAAAGGCAGGAAGCCTCGAGAGAATGCAATAACATCTCCGAGTAGTTAATACATGACGGCTCAGAGACGGGCGAGAAGGATGTTTTTCTGAAACCATGGAAAGCAATCCAGAGGGTTTCTGCACCAATTCTTCCACCAACACGCAGCATCCATACAGAGTTGAATCATCGGCAACCTTCAGATAAACGGTTGTATAAAATGAGTCATCAAGAAATAAAGAACTTGACTCCCAACTAATAATATAATCTTTTTGTTCAGGTTAATGCGGAAAGAATAAAATTCCTGATGTCATAAATTCATCGGCTTGCAATACTTAAATATTGTTTGCTTATTTTTAACTAAGCACCCATAAAGTCCCATCAAAATACAATCAAAATGTAATCAAACACAATGAAACAATTAATCCTCTTATATTCGTTTTGATTTCTATTAACACAATAATTCAACTTACCACACATGTCAAGTAACTTGAAGGCAATATGTTCTCAGAACTAGTATTATAGTTTTCATGTGACAAACTGTAATGATTCTATGGTCCAACACCAGTTAACCAGTATGTATCAGTTTGAATGACAAAAAAACAATTCCACAAGATATCAAGGTTATACAGAAAACTCGCGACAAGATTCAAGAAAATTCTAAAAGAGATGAATCATGGAGACATAAGTTCAAATTACCTGTAATCTGAATACAAAGGACAGATCGCTCTGTTTAAAGTGCTCCTGCACATAAGCACGAGATTAAAATGTGTCAAAAAAGTTACGCATCACATAAATTAAATCAAAACAAAAGAAGTCTATGTTATAGTTTAGTTTTACAAGTCTACAACCCTGCCACAGCTGTATTACTCAGCACTATTATATTGTCTTTAGTAGGACAAATTTTGAAATGGTACGGCTAGCCTACAACCTTAGTAAACATAATCTGATAAATTTGCATTTAATACTATATTTCAGATTGAAACACAAGAACTTAGGGATTTATATCCAGTCCTACTAAATTTTGGAGCATCACTTTCCTGAGTGCATCCATTAAAAAAATGAAAACTAAATACACTTAACAGGCTTGGTGAAGACTGGTTGCTAAAGGATGCATAAGCATTAATTCAAAACAATACTACACAGCCAAGCATAGTACCTGCCCCAGAAGAATTTCATTCAATTCACTCATGGAAGGAGTTCTCTCAACAGCATGAACCTGAAGTCATTAGCATCCAAGGTGTCAGTATTAGCATATCATGTATAATCTACAAAGCACCCAATAAAAGCAAAAACAACTTAAAAGACTACCAAGACATAGCCACATAGGACAGAAATAGACAGGTATCAAGTATACATAATACCACTACCCTTTCATTAAGTACTACTCAATAATCATGACTCACAAACAACTAGAGGGTACGTGATAATAAACAAATCAAATCAATTCACAAGGAAAAGTGGTTGAAAGATCCATCAAGATAGCCACTAACCTCTAGGCCTCCTGGGAAACAAAATGAAATGAGATCCTTGTATTGGAGAGGCAGCTGTTTTTCAGGAGGGTAAACCAATAACACCTGAAGGTAGGAATGGTTAATACCATACAGTACTCAAATCACTTCAATTTGCAAACATATTAAACAATTGGCAACAAAGAGACTCCACCTGAGGTTCAATATTGGGTTCTACCCGAGACTGATTCTGGTTACCAAGTGCACTTCGCAATTTTCCTGGACTTTCAGACTTCCTTGCAAAATATTGCCTTTGGAGTGCTTGGATATCACAGTTTGGGTGAAGGCCTACAACTACCATGCTCTCAAAAAGCCTTGTTGGCTCCTTCAAAGACCTATGATCCTGCACACTTAAATAGTACAGATGTTAAGGAATCTCTTTGGATGAAACCTTCGCTTCCTTAGTGCATGAACATGAATGGATCCTAAGCGAAACTGCATACCAAGTGCTGCAGCTGAAAGTTTGCCCATTGACGCTTCTGGCTAGTCAAAACTTCTGGATTGTAAGTTCTTCCTGTTTTCACTTCGGGAGGACTGGAGAAGCCTTTTAGCACCTTATTAAATTGGCGATGTAGTCTTTGAAGTGGACTACCACCATCTTCTTCTTTCAATGAATACACAACCGACGGCCGCGGGGCTGTAGCAGCAGCAGCTGCTGCAGCAACTGCTCTTGCGACATCTTCCGTCGTTTGCATGAAAAACGAACTCCCCCAACCAGGGCTACCCGTCTCTTCACTTTTATCCATGCTGAAAAAGTTTCCCCTCCTATCACAAAAACCAAACAGTAAGAACAACTCACCCCTTACAAATCACATCTTTGCCAAATTCCATGGTCAACTAAATCATTGCTAATGGTCAAGACTCAAGACTCAAGACCGTACCCACTAAAAGCATACCTAACTCCCTTACATGTTCACTTCAATCCTCTACTACAACTATTTCCAGCGTATCTAAACTTGCATAGACAACGCATTAATTTCAAGAAACACAGTAATTATTCGGGAGCTAGATACAAGCTCAAAAATCAAATTTAAATCCGATTGCTAGCCTCGGAAAAAGCTAAATAATCTTCGGCGTTCTTTCATCAGTCATCAGTCATCAGTCATCAGTCATAGCAATCCATCGCTTACTACATATATGTTTTCAGTTACAGCAAGCTCCCAACGCCGAAAACAGCCAGAAAATATAACAGATAGAACAAAAATTCCACTTTCTGCTGATTCATTTCACACCACAACTTTCTTCTGAAAACTTCTTCTTCTGAACATGAATTTCACATGTTACATCCCTAACACAACTAGACTCAAAGTATAACAAACCTAAAATCATCACAGCAATTGAATTCCGATCATCATCTCCGAAACCGAAAAAAGAAAAAACTACCAAGCTCACCTCCGAGTGGCGGCAAATCCAAAGCGCAGCGAAGAAGGAGGAAACGAAAATATCAGAGGGAGGAATTTGCGGCGGCGGCCATAACAAAGCTGGTGATTCTTCTTCGACAAGGAGGTCCTCTGAGATCAAATTGGAGAAGAGAACGAGGAGAAGGCGGTATAGAATTTACTCCGCGTTAAATAAATAATTAAATTTTCAATTCCAAAGTGTTTTCGGACCAAACAAATAAATAAAAATGAACGAGAAGAAGAGGACGGTCAGCAGCGTCAGTTTCTCTTTTTGATTTTGTAACGGTGTCAAAACCCCGTCTTCTAGACTCTGTTTTGGTAACT encodes:
- the LOC101291561 gene encoding growth-regulating factor 1-like; the encoded protein is MMSSSSAGRGMRFPFTPSQWQELEHQALIYKYMVSGIPIPPDLLFSIKRSCLDSPPLSSKLFSPHIGWNCFQMGLGRKIDPEPGRCRRTDGKKWRCSKEAYADSKYCERHMHRGKNRSRKPVEVFKATLPTSANSNSNSNSNTSPITKIFNPSSNSLSTPFHSLSSLSPNESSYNSSSSNLDDHPFLYSRPNIGLSQQERSTSLFLDSASYNNPLHPNLEYRPNRFGYGVKEEVDEHAFFSEPSGSVRGFSGSSSSLNHHQNESNWQLTMSCSDSSSKQRTCSALQTEHYPHLQLQNFTDSKRGEETQRTIHHFFDEGPPKDRESSWLDLDANNKSSNSGSASTTRLSISIPNSAHDFPIYNSRSHHDD
- the LOC101291858 gene encoding uncharacterized protein LOC101291858, with product MDKSEETGSPGWGSSFFMQTTEDVARAVAAAAAAATAPRPSVVYSLKEEDGGSPLQRLHRQFNKVLKGFSSPPEVKTGRTYNPEVLTSQKRQWANFQLQHLDHRSLKEPTRLFESMVVVGLHPNCDIQALQRQYFARKSESPGKLRSALGNQNQSRVEPNIEPQVLLVYPPEKQLPLQYKDLISFCFPGGLEVHAVERTPSMSELNEILLGQEHFKQSDLSFVFRLQVADDSTLYGCCVLVEELVQKPSGLLSMVSEKHPSRPSLSRHVLTTRRCYCILSRLPAFELHFGVLNSIFTEERLERLTKGIGLLDLDSPKDYRNDGSSEENTEESIDSGSLNSRTADMVNGTAESCQTSLKDSSAVRVGENGIHLECQMLDADCELMKSSVMGNVVIPVGPETEMASSKIESCAPNAEVCEVYADDFSTNKPAFERRLPNAVLPLLRYYQYESSDSSSSVLCSFQGSPSEDRNFRSDVDDIETEETSFSGQDDSDLIDILEWAKANDHGSLQIISEYYQLHCPARGSTIRFHPLEHLHPLEYYRPDETVLHIGGSTIDLRSCSTSLEFAEAHSALLAEEEATALSVWAIACICGSLRLENVLAMFAGALLEKQIVIICSNLGILSASVLSIIPLIRPYQWQSLLMPVLPSDMMDFLDAPVPYIVGVKNKTHEVQSKLSNVILVDANKNQVKSPTIPNLPRHRELFSALSPYHAKLVGESFLARKRPVYECTDEQVDAAKGFLRVLRSYLDSLCSNLRSHTITNVQSNDDKVSLLLKESFIDSFPSRDRPFMKLFVDTQLFSVHTDLVLSFFQKE